The following coding sequences lie in one Tichowtungia aerotolerans genomic window:
- a CDS encoding LacI family DNA-binding transcriptional regulator, producing MTIREVAKKAGVSTATVSRLINENGFVSKEARKKILQAFKETGYDPANRRRRTAGSTSSGLSHNNVVMVWNTGKYYEQTLTGQNMMQGITEALQQLGATLTVAHLNGNDEIPTALLNGKFDGVFIHGSKPSPAICKHLKKHPVIWLLKQGSFDFGDRIQPDHSLAGELSCDWMIQQGCRNLCCMTYTVKTSKNLYATMRADSFQSSAERSGTSCCRLTQPEPDETANPLPARAAAAARLVENFAQLNPRPDGIFVTNELGPYIHAELLKQNIIPMKDLLLIAGEADICYGHHLDPMPATIQIFSRDIGKQAVEMLLQRVKNPDMPQITCALKPQLLIPA from the coding sequence ATGACAATTAGAGAAGTAGCTAAAAAAGCCGGCGTCTCCACCGCCACCGTCTCCCGCCTGATCAATGAAAACGGATTCGTCAGCAAAGAGGCCAGAAAGAAAATCCTGCAAGCTTTTAAAGAAACCGGCTATGACCCGGCAAACCGCAGACGGCGGACCGCAGGAAGCACAAGTTCGGGGTTAAGTCACAACAATGTGGTCATGGTGTGGAATACCGGAAAATACTACGAACAGACGCTGACCGGCCAAAACATGATGCAGGGGATCACCGAAGCGCTGCAGCAACTGGGGGCGACACTGACCGTTGCCCACCTCAACGGAAACGACGAAATCCCCACCGCCCTGCTTAACGGAAAATTTGACGGCGTTTTTATTCACGGCTCAAAACCGTCTCCGGCTATTTGCAAACACCTCAAAAAACACCCAGTTATATGGCTGCTCAAACAAGGATCGTTCGACTTTGGAGACCGTATCCAGCCCGACCACAGCCTGGCTGGAGAACTCTCCTGCGACTGGATGATCCAGCAGGGATGCCGAAACCTTTGCTGTATGACCTACACGGTAAAGACATCCAAAAACCTCTACGCAACCATGCGCGCCGACAGCTTCCAGAGCTCTGCCGAGCGCAGCGGAACTTCCTGCTGTCGACTTACCCAGCCCGAACCGGACGAAACAGCCAACCCTCTTCCGGCACGAGCGGCTGCTGCCGCCAGGCTCGTTGAAAACTTCGCCCAGCTGAACCCGCGGCCGGATGGCATCTTTGTCACCAACGAACTGGGGCCTTACATCCATGCAGAACTGCTGAAACAAAACATAATCCCCATGAAAGATCTGCTTCTGATTGCCGGCGAAGCGGACATCTGCTACGGACATCATCTTGACCCGATGCCTGCCACGATCCAGATTTTCAGCCGGGATATCGGGAAACAAGCCGTCGAAATGCTCCTGCAACGAGTTAAAAACCCCGACATGCCGCAGATTACCTGCGCACTGAAACCTCAGCTTCTGATTCCTGCCTAA
- a CDS encoding alpha/beta hydrolase encodes MKNILFWKNERSDRSAEELMADNIPHLIPFVQKETGDPYSCVIVLPGGGYEGLSRQEANPVAGWLNGLGISAFVLHYSVAPVHHPKPYHDVRRAIQWVRAHAAEFNIDPKRIGVLGFSAGGHLAGSAATMWEDDSLAIGDELDSVSARPDLAVMCYPVVTANPGSCHEGSVVNLMGADPSEETRAMFSLEDRVTSGTPPVFLWHTADDEAVPVDNSFRMAQALGKNSVEYELHIFPEGRHGMGLCSVGDRRNAYLAYWCELCAQWLLRQGF; translated from the coding sequence ATGAAAAATATACTGTTTTGGAAAAATGAGCGTTCGGATAGATCGGCAGAGGAATTAATGGCGGACAATATTCCGCATCTGATTCCGTTTGTTCAGAAAGAGACTGGAGATCCTTATTCCTGTGTGATTGTGCTTCCCGGAGGTGGGTATGAGGGCCTTTCCAGGCAGGAGGCCAATCCGGTCGCGGGCTGGCTGAATGGGCTGGGGATCAGCGCCTTCGTGCTGCATTATTCCGTAGCTCCGGTCCATCATCCGAAGCCATACCATGATGTGCGGCGCGCGATCCAATGGGTGCGTGCTCATGCTGCTGAATTTAACATCGACCCGAAGCGCATCGGAGTGCTCGGCTTTTCCGCCGGTGGTCACTTGGCCGGATCGGCAGCCACCATGTGGGAAGATGATTCGTTGGCAATCGGTGACGAGCTGGATTCCGTTTCTGCCCGTCCGGATCTGGCGGTGATGTGCTATCCGGTTGTCACGGCAAACCCTGGAAGCTGCCACGAGGGCTCGGTTGTGAACCTGATGGGCGCGGATCCGTCGGAGGAAACCAGGGCGATGTTCAGCCTGGAAGACCGTGTTACGTCGGGAACGCCGCCGGTTTTTCTATGGCATACCGCAGATGATGAAGCCGTCCCGGTAGATAACAGTTTCCGGATGGCACAGGCGCTGGGAAAAAACAGTGTTGAATATGAGCTTCATATTTTCCCTGAAGGACGGCACGGTATGGGGCTTTGCAGTGTCGGTGATCGACGGAATGCTTATCTTGCGTACTGGTGCGAGTTGTGCGCCCAGTGGTTATTGCGACAGGGGTTTTGA